From one uncultured Paludibacter sp. genomic stretch:
- a CDS encoding conserved hypothetical protein (Evidence 4 : Unknown function but conserved in other organisms), producing MKKTVFIFSLMILGIFGIFAQNNESESKNRILTENRKIGNFDKIEVHGRFEVKLTQQENTSLSVSAQEKYLEFIETYVDNGTLIIGMKEPDKNKGFFDKLKEKYSDYTKVQRFEINVGVKNLESIEMSGASSLSTKNDFKLEKLSIDISGASKLTMDCDLNNAKIDASGASSILINGSAKDVSLDISGASSFKGIQFKCNKVMADVSGASSVKVYVSEKFIGDASGASAIHCYGNPDKVQRDVSGASKITME from the coding sequence ATGAAAAAGACAGTATTTATTTTCAGTTTAATGATTTTGGGAATCTTTGGAATTTTTGCCCAAAACAACGAATCGGAATCAAAAAATCGTATTCTAACTGAAAACAGGAAAATAGGAAATTTTGATAAAATTGAAGTTCACGGAAGGTTTGAAGTAAAACTTACACAACAAGAGAACACATCTCTTTCGGTATCGGCGCAAGAAAAATATCTTGAATTTATTGAAACTTATGTAGATAATGGAACTTTAATAATAGGAATGAAAGAACCTGACAAAAATAAAGGTTTTTTTGATAAATTAAAAGAAAAATATTCCGATTATACAAAAGTGCAACGTTTTGAAATAAATGTAGGAGTAAAAAACCTTGAAAGTATTGAAATGAGCGGAGCTTCTTCTCTTTCTACAAAAAATGATTTCAAATTGGAAAAACTTTCAATAGATATATCGGGAGCTTCGAAACTAACCATGGATTGTGATTTGAATAATGCTAAAATAGATGCTTCGGGGGCATCTTCCATACTTATAAACGGAAGTGCAAAGGATGTATCGTTGGATATTTCCGGCGCATCTTCTTTCAAAGGCATACAATTTAAATGTAATAAAGTAATGGCAGATGTTTCCGGAGCTTCATCGGTAAAAGTATATGTCTCTGAGAAATTTATTGGAGATGCTTCAGGCGCAAGCGCTATTCACTGCTACGGGAATCCTGATAAAGTACAGCGTGATGTTTCGGGAGCATCAAAAATTACAATGGAATAA
- a CDS encoding hypothetical protein (Evidence 5 : Unknown function), with protein sequence MSKQGNIIVKGARIHNLKNIDVEIPRNKLVVVTGLSGSGKSSLAFDTIYAEGQRRYVESLSAYARQFLGRMAKPEVDYIKGIPPAIAIEQKVNTRNPRSTVGTSTEIYEYIKLLYARIGKTYSPVSGDLVKKHQVEDVVKGALKYPDGTKIMILAPIICKHDGCVEDALREYLQTGFSRVIINNEVKQIQDLLDEKAKLKSENIFLVIDRLTVXHSQESVSRLTDSVETAFYEGKDKXILSIITDKKTKNVYFSKEFEADGXKFEQPNENMFSFNNPLGACPVCEGXGKVIGIDEDLVIPNKTLSVYQDAVVAWXGEXMGEWKKXLIYNANKSGFPIHTPYIDLTEEQKELLWXGNRYFGGINAFFQYLESNQYXIQYRVMLARYRGKTVCPEXKGTRLKKEATYVKINGKPITELVLLPITELKLFLENIPLDEHDAAVGKRLLTEISNRVNYLLDVGXGYLTLNRLSNTLSGGESQRINLASSLGSSLVGSIYILDEPSIGLHSRDTHLLIKVLKQLRDLGNTVLVVEHDEEIMCAADYIIDIGPKAGRLGGHLVYAGLPPKSPVGDFQGGENAEGHSNQKDKFLSNNIKFPKGDLGGLRLKALTANPLLYSKLKDLSKEHRLNPTPAEELMWKILSGRKLDNYKFRRQHIIGDFIVDFVNIEDKLVVEIDGKYHNDPEIXEYDXLRTNXLNEKGFKVIRFTNXEVFNKTDDVLDSILKXLQTPKVPQGGFRGQSFTLDYLLGIEKXEXPEYRRKWNNYVEVIGARENNLKNINVKFPLNVLTVITGVSGSGKSSLVKNVFYAALKKMYGGVAEKTGQFSEIKGSTHLINDIEFVDQNPIGRSSRSNPVTYIKAYDEIRKLFADQQLSKQMGFTAGHFSFNTPGGRCEECQGEGTVTVEMQFMADLVLECEHXHGKRFKQDVLDVQYKGASISDVLDMTINQAIEFFSASNGSAEKKIVKRLKPLQDVGIGYVKLGQSSSTLSGGESQRVKLASFLANEKPEPTIFVFDEPTTGLHFHDIKTLLKAFDALIQKGXTVIXIXHNLXVIKCADHIIDIGPEGGDKGGXIVFEGTPEELIKCENSYTGKFLXEKI encoded by the coding sequence ATGTCGAAACAAGGAAATATCATAGTAAAAGGAGCGAGGATTCATAATCTAAAAAACATTGACGTAGAAATTCCGCGTAATAAATTGGTAGTGGTAACGGGACTTTCCGGTTCCGGAAAATCTTCTTTGGCGTTCGATACCATTTATGCCGAAGGTCAACGCCGATATGTGGAAAGTCTTTCGGCTTACGCGCGTCAGTTTTTGGGACGCATGGCAAAACCGGAAGTGGATTACATCAAAGGAATTCCGCCAGCCATTGCTATTGAACAAAAGGTGAACACAAGAAATCCGCGTTCTACTGTTGGCACTTCTACTGAAATTTATGAATATATAAAATTACTTTATGCTCGCATTGGTAAAACTTATTCGCCTGTTAGTGGAGATTTGGTAAAAAAACATCAAGTGGAAGATGTTGTGAAAGGAGCTTTAAAATATCCCGACGGAACAAAAATAATGATTCTTGCACCAATTATTTGTAAACATGACGGTTGTGTAGAAGATGCNCTGAGAGAATATTTGCAAACCGGNTTTAGCCGTGTGATTATAAATAATGAGGTAAAACAAATTCAAGACTTGTTGGATGAAAAAGCCAAACTGAAATCTGAAAATATCTTTTTAGTAATTGACAGATTAACCGTTGANCATTCNCAAGAAAGCGTCAGCCGTTTGACAGATTCAGTAGAAACCGCTTTTTACGAAGGGAAAGATAAATGNATATTATCAATCATTACNGATAAAAAAACNAAAAACGTCTATTTTTCCAAAGAATTTGAAGCCGACGGAATNAAATTTGAACAACCGAACGAAAATATGTTCAGTTTCAACAATCCGCTCGGAGCTTGCCCTGTNTGTGAAGGTTTNGGGAAAGTNATTGGAATTGATGAAGATTTGGTTATTCCNAATAAAACGCTTTCCGTTTATCAAGATGCNGTTGTTGCCTGGAGNGGAGAANTAATGGGNGAATGGAAAAAGGNATTGATTTACAATGCCAATAAATCCGGTTTTCCTATTCATACNCCNTATATTGATTTAACCGAAGAACAGAAAGAATTACTTTGGAANGGAAACCGGTATTTTGGAGGGATAAACGCCTTCTTTCAATATTTGGAATCGAATCAGTATAANATTCAGTATCGTGTGATGCTTGCACGCTATCGTGGAAAAACTGTTTGTCCCGAATGNAAAGGAACACGTCTGAAAAAAGAAGCCACGTATGTGAAAATCAATGGAAAACCGATTACCGAATTGGTTTTGCTTCCAATTACCGAATTAAAATTATTTCTTGAGAATATTCCGTTAGATGAACATGACGCTGCCGTAGGAAAACGCCTACTGACCGAAATCAGCAATCGAGTGAATTATTTGTTGGATGTTGGTTTNGGATATTTGACCTTGAACCGGCTGTCAAATACGCTTTCAGGCGGCGAAAGTCAACGTATAAATCTTGCTTCTTCGCTTGGCAGCAGTTTAGTGGGTTCTATTTATATTTTGGATGAGCCNTCTATTGGNTTACACTCGCGAGATACGCATCTTCTGATAAAAGTTTTAAAACAACTTCGGGATTTAGGAAACACGGTTTTAGTTGTGGAACACGATGAAGAAATTATGTGCGCGGCAGATTATATTATTGATATCGGTCCAAAAGCGGGACGTTTGGGAGGACATTTGGTGTATGCGGGATTGCCCCCTAAATCCCCCGTAGGGGACTTTCAGGGCGGTGAAAATGCTGAAGGACATTCTAATCAAAAAGACAAATTTTTGTCAAATAACATAAAGTTCCCCAAGGGGGATTTAGGGGGCCTAAGATTAAAAGCCTTAACCGCTAATCCCCTTTTATATAGTAAATTAAAAGATTTATCAAAAGAACACCGACTTAATCCTACTCCTGCTGAAGAATTAATGTGGAAGATATTAAGTGGTAGAAAATTAGATAATTATAAATTTAGAAGACAACATATTATAGGTGATTTTATAGTTGATTTTGTAAATATTGAAGATAAATTAGTAGTTGAAATAGATGGAAAGTATCATAATGACCCTGAAATAATNGAATACGACANATTAAGAACCAATNTTTTAAACGAAAAAGGATTTAAAGTNATTAGATTTACAAATGANGAAGTATTCAATAAAACGGATGATGTTTTAGATAGTATTTTGAAGTNTTTACAAACCCCAAAAGTCCCCCAAGGNGGATTTAGGGGGCAAAGTTTTACTCTTGATTATTTGCTTGGAATAGAAAAAATNGAANTCCCTGAATACAGAAGGAAATGGAATAATTACGTTGAAGTGATTGGAGCCAGAGAAAATAATCTGAAAAATATCAATGTAAAATTTCCTTTGAATGTTTTGACGGTAATAACCGGTGTAAGCGGTTCGGGAAAATCATCTTTGGTAAAAAATGTTTTTTACGCCGCATTGAAAAAAATGTACGGAGGTGTTGCGGAAAAAACAGGACAATTTTCGGAAATAAAAGGAAGCACACACTTAATAAACGATATTGAATTTGTTGACCAAAACCCAATCGGACGTTCATCGCGTTCAAATCCTGTAACTTACATCAAAGCGTACGATGAAATCCGTAAACTTTTTGCGGACCAGCAACTTTCAAAACAAATGGGATTTACTGCTGGGCATTTTTCATTTAATACTCCCGGCGGACGTTGCGAAGAGTGTCAAGGCGAAGGAACCGTTACTGTGGAAATGCAATTTATGGCAGATTTAGTGCTTGAATGCGAACATTGNCACGGAAAACGTTTCAAACAAGATGTGTTGGATGTTCAATATAAAGGTGCGAGCATTTCTGATGTGCTTGATATGACAATCAATCAGGCAATTGAATTTTTTTCNGCATCAAACGGAAGCGCTGAAAAGAAAATTGTAAAACGATTGAAACCATTGCAAGATGTAGGAATAGGTTATGTAAAACTCGGTCAATCATCCAGCACACTTTCAGGAGGAGAGAGTCAACGTGTAAAATTGGCGTCGTTTTTGGCAAATGAAAAGCCGGAACCAACNATTTTTGTTTTTGATGAACCCACTACGGGACTTCATTTTCACGATATAAAAACCTTGCTCAAAGCGTTTGATGCACTGATACAAAAAGGNCANACGGTTATCATNATCGANCACAATTTGGANGTGATAAAATGTGCCGATCATATTATTGACATTGGTCCCGAAGGAGGCGATAAAGGCGGNAANATTGTNTTTGAAGGAACTCCTGAGGAATTAATAAAATGTGAAAATTCTTACACCGGAAAATTTTTGANGGAGAAGATATAA
- the lepA gene encoding GTP-binding membrane protein (Evidence 2a : Function from experimental evidences in other organisms; PubMedId : 2999765; Product type f : factor) encodes MNRIRNFCIIAHIDHGKSTLADRLLEFTQTVSGKDMQAQVLDDMDLERERGITIKSHAIQMNFRYQNEDYTLNLIDTPGHVDFSYEVSRSIAACEGALLIIDATQGIQAQTISNLYMAVEHDLEIIPVMNKMDMDSAMPEEVEDQIVELLGCKREEIIRASGKTGMGIDEILSAIVERIPAPKGDPEAPLQCLIFDSVFNPFRGIIAYFKILNGTIRKNDLVKFVATGKEYDADEIGILKLDMVPKDELGAGNVGYIISGIKTSKEVKVGDTITHVKRXCDKAIAGFEXVKPMVFAGVYPIETEDFEDLRSSLEKLQLXXASLTFEPESSAALGFGFRCGFLGMLHMEIIQERLDREFDMNVITTVPNVSYKVHTKKGELLEVHNPAGLPDILAIDSIEEPYIRASVITRSEFIGPIMTLCLGKRGELIKQEYVSGNRMELIXDLPLGEIVFDFYDKLKSISKGYASFDYHMNGYRPSKLIKLDILLNGESVDALSSLIHVDNAVSLGRRMCEKLKELIPRQQFDIAVQAAIGAKIIARETIKAVRKDVTAKCYGGDISRKRKLLEKQKKGKKRMKQIGSVEVPQKAFLAVLKLD; translated from the coding sequence ATGAATAGAATACGAAATTTTTGCATTATAGCGCATATCGACCACGGTAAAAGTACGCTTGCCGACCGCTTATTGGAATTTACACAAACGGTTTCAGGCAAAGATATGCAGGCGCAGGTGCTGGACGATATGGATTTGGAACGCGAACGCGGAATTACCATTAAAAGCCACGCCATTCAGATGAACTTTCGTTACCAAAACGAAGATTATACGCTGAATTTAATCGATACTCCGGGACACGTCGATTTTTCGTATGAAGTTTCACGTTCTATCGCCGCTTGCGAAGGCGCTTTATTGATTATTGACGCCACGCAGGGAATTCAGGCGCAAACCATTTCCAACTTGTATATGGCGGTGGAACACGATTTGGAAATTATTCCCGTGATGAATAAAATGGATATGGACAGCGCGATGCCCGAAGAAGTGGAAGATCAAATTGTGGAACTGCTGGGTTGTAAACGCGAAGAAATTATCCGCGCCAGCGGAAAAACCGGAATGGGAATTGATGAAATTCTTTCAGCTATTGTTGAGCGAATTCCGGCTCCCAAAGGCGACCCGGAAGCGCCGCTGCAATGTTTGATTTTCGATTCGGTATTCAATCCTTTTCGTGGAATTATCGCCTATTTTAAAATACTAAACGGCACTATCAGAAAAAATGATTTGGTAAAATTTGTCGCTACCGGAAAGGAATACGATGCCGATGAAATTGGAATTTTGAAACTGGATATGGTTCCAAAGGACGAATTGGGCGCAGGAAATGTAGGTTACATTATATCAGGAATAAAAACATCCAAAGAAGTAAAAGTCGGGGACACCATTACGCACGTAAAACGTNCGTGCGACAAAGCNATTGCGGGTTTTGAAGANGTAAAGCCGATGGTTTTTGCCGGAGTTTACCCNATAGAAACCGAAGATTTTGAAGATTTGCGTTCNTCGCTTGAAAAACTGCAATTAAANGANGCTTCGCTGACNTTTGAGCCGGAAAGTTCCGCTGCGCTTGGTTTTGGTTTCCGTTGCGGATTTTTAGGAATGCTCCACATGGAAATCATTCAGGAGCGTTTGGACAGGGAATTTGATATGAACGTAATCACAACCGTTCCCAACGTTTCATACAAAGTTCACACAAAAAAAGGAGAATTGCTCGAAGTGCACAATCCTGCAGGTTTACCCGATATTTTAGCTATTGACAGTATTGAAGAACCATATATCAGAGCATCTGTTATAACACGTTCCGAATTTATCGGACCGATTATGACGCTTTGTCTCGGCAAGCGCGGCGAATTAATCAAACAAGAATACGTTTCGGGAAACCGTATGGAATTGATTTANGATTTACCGTTGGGCGAAATTGTGTTTGATTTTTATGATAAACTGAAAAGTATTTCCAAAGGTTACGCTTCGTTCGATTATCATATGAACGGTTATCGTCCTTCAAAATTGATAAAATTGGATATTCTTCTTAACGGAGAATCGGTAGATGCTCTTTCATCGTTAATTCATGTTGATAATGCCGTTTCACTTGGGCGCCGTATGTGCGAAAAATTAAAAGAATTAATTCCGCGCCAGCAATTTGACATTGCCGTACAAGCTGCAATCGGGGCAAAAATCATTGCCCGCGAAACAATTAAAGCGGTACGCAAGGATGTAACAGCCAAATGTTACGGCGGTGATATTTCACGTAAACGTAAGCTGCTTGAAAAACAGAAAAAAGGAAAAAAACGGATGAAGCAGATTGGTTCTGTGGAAGTTCCCCAAAAAGCGTTTTTAGCTGTGTTGAAGCTGGATTAA
- a CDS encoding Sodium/proton antiporter, NhaD family, whose protein sequence is MIALLIIIFVVGYAAIALEHNIRINKTASALITGVLMWTVYIVSQADKHLVNEELLTHLGDISSILFFLMGAMTIVELIDSYNGFEVITEKISQTNKKSLLWIVGMLTFFLSAVLDNLTTTIVMVSLLRKLIKDHDTRLFYVGIVVVAANASITMKGHVERPFLATESYQTLTRRQQTFILILGILMLINVPVFKTLTHLPPFVGMMLGVSIMWIVLEIMHRRHENQSDIDQPLGRTMLEVLGRIDLASILFFLGILLAVATLEASGVLHTMSAFLSEKIGNLSSIVMSIGIISSVVDNVPLVAATMGMYDLAQYPGDSYLWEFLAYCAGTGGSILIIGSAAGVAAMGMEKINFFWYMKKISWLALIGYFAGALFYILEFYFSNGIFFQ, encoded by the coding sequence ATGATTGCTCTTTTAATTATTATTTTCGTTGTAGGTTATGCCGCTATAGCATTAGAGCATAACATCAGGATAAACAAAACAGCCTCTGCTCTTATCACCGGAGTACTAATGTGGACGGTTTATATTGTTTCACAAGCAGACAAGCACCTTGTCAATGAGGAATTATTAACTCATTTGGGTGATATTTCCAGCATTTTGTTTTTCTTAATGGGAGCAATGACCATTGTGGAGTTGATAGACAGTTACAACGGATTTGAAGTGATTACCGAAAAAATTTCACAAACCAACAAAAAATCATTACTTTGGATTGTAGGAATGCTCACTTTTTTCCTTTCTGCCGTATTGGATAACTTAACGACAACAATCGTTATGGTTTCATTGCTCAGAAAATTAATCAAAGATCACGACACAAGATTATTTTATGTGGGAATTGTAGTAGTGGCGGCAAATGCNTCCATTACAATGAAAGGACACGTGGAACGTCCTTTTCTTGCTACTGAAAGTTATCAAACATTAACTCGACGTCAACAAACCTTTATTTTGATACTGGGAATTTTGATGTTAATTAATGTACCGGTATTTAAGACTCTTACTCATCTTCCTCCGTTTGTAGGAATGATGCTGGGAGTGAGCATAATGTGGATTGTTTTAGAAATTATGCATCGTCGCCACGAAAATCAATCGGATATAGACCAACCGCTTGGAAGAACTATGCTTGAAGTGCTTGGAAGAATCGATTTAGCAAGTATATTGTTCTTCTTGGGAATTTTGTTGGCTGTGGCTACATTAGAAGCATCGGGCGTTTTGCATACTATGTCTGCATTTTTAAGTGAAAAAATCGGCAATTTAAGTTCAATTGTGATGTCCATCGGTATCATTTCCTCGGTTGTAGATAACGTACCTTTGGTAGCCGCAACGATGGGAATGTATGATTTAGCTCAATACCCCGGAGATAGTTATTTATGGGAATTTTTAGCTTATTGTGCAGGAACGGGAGGTAGTATTTTAATTATCGGCTCAGCTGCAGGAGTTGCCGCTATGGGAATGGAAAAAATTAATTTCTTCTGGTATATGAAAAAAATTTCCTGGTTAGCATTAATTGGTTATTTTGCCGGAGCGCTTTTCTATATTTTAGAATTCTATTTCTCAAACGGAATTTTCTTTCAATAA
- a CDS encoding MATE efflux family protein, producing MNSEKQVIENKLAHLPIRKLLWEYSLPAIVGTMVSSLYNVIDRIFIGQGVGTLAISGLALTFPFMNFLIAFGMLVGAGAATRVSISLGENDHEKANKILANATILLFLLMTLVIIIARVFMTDILMLLGGSEKTIAYAEDFMSIIIPAMLIGTFNYSLNNIMRASGYPKKAMLTMFISAGTNVILAPLFIFGFKWGIKGAALATSIAMTVSCVWVILHFLKKNSVIRFKKEYFKLDKEIVKSILDIGMSPFSMQIAMSGVILIINRSLIKYGGDLAVGAYGIFVSVTMLIVMFIIGLNQGAQPILGFNFGARNYERMFHALKTTAIVATVISTFGFFIGVFFPTAIISVFTPDKELQNIAANGLRITVLMFPLIGSQIVFTNFFQSIGKAKISMFLSLTRQVLFLIPCLFLLPPFLGLNGVWFSMPASDALSTIVTTTTLILFIRKFKTHNS from the coding sequence ATGAATAGCGAAAAACAAGTAATAGAAAATAAATTAGCACATCTTCCTATCAGAAAGTTATTGTGGGAATATTCGCTGCCTGCTATTGTGGGAACAATGGTTTCATCGCTTTATAATGTGATAGACCGCATTTTTATTGGTCAAGGTGTGGGAACATTGGCTATTTCGGGATTAGCGCTAACCTTCCCGTTTATGAATTTTTTAATTGCCTTTGGAATGTTGGTAGGAGCCGGCGCTGCTACACGTGTTTCTATCAGCTTAGGAGAAAACGACCACGAAAAAGCCAATAAAATTTTAGCAAATGCAACTATACTTTTATTTCTATTAATGACACTTGTAATCATCATTGCGCGTGTTTTTATGACCGACATTTTGATGCTTTTAGGCGGCAGCGAAAAAACCATCGCGTATGCGGAAGATTTTATGAGTATTATCATTCCTGCTATGTTGATAGGAACATTTAATTATAGTCTCAATAACATTATGCGTGCTTCGGGTTATCCTAAAAAAGCAATGCTGACGATGTTTATCAGCGCAGGTACCAATGTAATTTTGGCTCCTTTGTTTATTTTCGGATTTAAATGGGGAATAAAAGGGGCTGCTTTGGCTACAAGTATTGCTATGACAGTAAGCTGCGTATGGGTTATATTGCATTTTTTAAAGAAAAATTCGGTAATTCGATTCAAAAAAGAATATTTTAAACTGGATAAAGAAATTGTCAAATCCATTCTCGACATTGGTATGTCTCCTTTCAGTATGCAAATAGCGATGAGCGGTGTTATTCTTATTATTAACAGGTCGTTAATAAAATATGGAGGAGATTTAGCCGTAGGCGCTTATGGTATTTTTGTAAGCGTAACCATGCTTATTGTGATGTTTATTATTGGTTTAAATCAAGGAGCTCAACCTATTCTTGGGTTTAACTTTGGAGCGAGAAATTACGAAAGAATGTTTCATGCTTTAAAAACTACAGCAATTGTAGCTACCGTTATTTCTACTTTTGGCTTTTTTATCGGCGTATTTTTCCCAACGGCAATTATAAGCGTGTTTACCCCTGACAAAGAATTACAAAACATTGCTGCAAACGGTTTGCGAATAACGGTTTTGATGTTTCCTTTGATTGGTTCGCAAATTGTATTTACCAACTTTTTTCAATCCATCGGGAAAGCTAAAATATCTATGTTTTTGAGTTTAACAAGGCAAGTATTGTTTCTTATTCCATGCTTGTTTCTACTTCCGCCATTTTTAGGATTAAACGGAGTTTGGTTTTCTATGCCTGCCTCCGATGCTCTTTCAACCATTGTTACCACTACTACGCTGATACTTTTCATACGGAAATTCAAAACACACAATTCGTAA
- a CDS encoding Permease YjgP/YjgQ family protein, which produces MFKIKKLDIYILKSFLTYFFMTFFIVMLILLMQFTWKHLNELIGKGVAWSVIGEFFVYASLTLVPMALPLAILLAALMSFGNFGENFELTAMKSAGVSLFRIMRGLIVFISFICVAAFFFSNNVLPISQTKLWALVFSLRQKSPEFDIPVGEFYSGINGVNLYVREKDPNKKLLKNLMIYDFSNGFDNATVMVADSGRVQFTADNKYLKLTLYNGESFENLRQQNFSNRANSVPYRRETFKLKEMLIDFDTEFNRYDESVLKDQHVSKNVLQLTQTIDSVSKVVKSRGNEQAKEIINTQYLGGRNSIGNITLAKTNNNKKTKDPDSLFLSLDQAKMRDAVITARQNAQIMKDKIEYNKLMLDEPTIYMRRHQVEWHRKFTLSFACLIFFFIGAPLGAIIRKGGLGMPVVTSVLMFIVYYIIDTTGWKMAREGFWQAYQGMWLSSAVLLPFGLFLTYKAVTDASLFRVEQYEKIFDKMKLFFKNLCKGKIDFTLFKI; this is translated from the coding sequence ATGTTTAAAATCAAAAAACTCGATATTTACATCCTGAAATCGTTTCTCACGTATTTTTTCATGACATTTTTTATTGTTATGCTTATTCTTTTGATGCAGTTTACGTGGAAACATTTAAATGAATTAATAGGAAAGGGTGTAGCTTGGAGTGTGATAGGCGAATTTTTTGTATATGCGTCACTTACATTAGTTCCTATGGCTCTTCCTTTGGCTATTCTACTTGCAGCATTAATGTCATTCGGGAATTTTGGTGAAAATTTTGAGCTTACCGCAATGAAATCGGCAGGAGTTTCACTTTTTCGAATTATGCGCGGATTGATTGTTTTTATTTCTTTTATTTGCGTAGCAGCTTTCTTTTTTTCCAATAATGTTTTACCCATTTCACAAACAAAACTGTGGGCACTTGTATTTTCACTGAGGCAAAAATCTCCGGAATTTGATATCCCCGTTGGAGAATTTTATTCCGGAATTAACGGTGTAAACCTTTACGTACGAGAAAAAGACCCCAATAAAAAACTGCTGAAAAATTTGATGATTTATGATTTTTCCAATGGATTTGACAACGCCACCGTTATGGTTGCCGATTCCGGAAGAGTACAATTTACCGCCGATAATAAATATTTGAAACTTACTTTGTACAATGGTGAAAGTTTTGAAAACTTAAGACAGCAGAATTTTTCAAACAGAGCCAACAGTGTTCCTTACCGCCGGGAAACTTTCAAACTAAAAGAGATGTTGATTGATTTTGATACGGAATTTAACCGCTACGATGAATCTGTTTTGAAAGACCAACACGTAAGTAAAAACGTGCTACAGCTTACACAAACCATCGATTCCGTATCCAAAGTAGTAAAATCACGCGGAAACGAACAAGCCAAAGAAATAATAAACACTCAATATCTGGGAGGAAGAAATTCAATAGGAAACATAACTCTTGCAAAAACAAATAATAATAAAAAAACAAAAGACCCTGATTCTCTTTTCCTTTCGTTAGACCAGGCAAAAATGCGCGACGCAGTAATAACGGCTCGTCAAAACGCACAAATAATGAAAGATAAAATCGAATACAACAAACTAATGCTCGATGAACCCACTATTTATATGCGTCGGCATCAAGTTGAATGGCATCGTAAATTCACACTTTCCTTTGCATGTTTGATATTCTTTTTTATCGGAGCGCCGCTGGGAGCAATTATCCGCAAAGGTGGACTTGGAATGCCTGTGGTTACTTCTGTTTTAATGTTTATTGTATATTACATTATTGACACCACCGGATGGAAAATGGCACGCGAAGGATTCTGGCAAGCATATCAGGGAATGTGGTTAAGTTCAGCAGTATTATTGCCGTTCGGATTATTTTTAACATACAAAGCTGTAACAGACGCTAGTTTATTCCGTGTAGAACAATATGAAAAAATATTTGACAAAATGAAGTTATTTTTCAAAAACCTGTGTAAGGGAAAAATTGACTTTACTTTATTTAAGATTTAG